In Thermodesulfobacteriota bacterium, the following proteins share a genomic window:
- a CDS encoding RluA family pseudouridine synthase: MQQNHPDDFILTADSRHKDMRLDQFISEESICSRSLAASLVKKGVIRVNDQTAKPSHKIKPGDKVTGHVSDDSSHQMEPESIPLEVIHEDQHLIIINKPPGLVVHPAPGHFTGTLVNGLLSRYPEIRFIGDESRPGIVHRLDRDTSGALIVARSEDSFEKLTAMFASRAIDKKYLAIIYGSPENERGSIRLPIGRHVSDRKKMSVHSSKTRQAETDWHVLKRFGDASLLEITIKTGRTHQIRVHCAAAGTPVVGDDTYKARWTRQPAHFKDRAVFDFLSQAPRQMLHAWKLEFTHPDTGERVRFTAPVATDMRQLLKDLNRSG, from the coding sequence ATGCAGCAGAATCATCCTGACGACTTTATCCTGACCGCCGACAGCCGGCATAAAGACATGCGGCTGGATCAGTTTATATCCGAAGAAAGCATCTGTTCCAGAAGTCTGGCTGCCTCTCTGGTTAAAAAAGGCGTTATTCGCGTCAATGATCAGACGGCCAAACCCTCCCATAAAATAAAGCCCGGGGACAAGGTAACCGGACATGTTTCCGATGATTCATCCCATCAGATGGAGCCGGAATCGATTCCGCTGGAAGTGATCCATGAGGATCAACATCTGATCATCATCAATAAACCGCCCGGACTGGTCGTGCATCCGGCTCCCGGCCATTTCACCGGCACCCTTGTCAACGGGCTGTTGTCCCGATATCCGGAGATCCGTTTTATTGGAGACGAGTCCAGGCCCGGCATCGTGCATCGGCTGGACCGGGATACATCCGGCGCGCTGATCGTCGCCAGGTCAGAAGACTCCTTTGAAAAACTGACCGCCATGTTCGCTTCAAGAGCAATCGATAAAAAATATCTGGCGATCATTTACGGCTCACCGGAAAATGAAAGAGGATCCATCCGCCTTCCCATCGGTCGGCATGTCTCCGACAGAAAAAAAATGTCGGTCCACAGCAGCAAAACCCGTCAGGCAGAAACGGACTGGCACGTTCTGAAACGATTTGGTGACGCCAGTCTGCTGGAAATCACCATCAAAACCGGCCGCACCCATCAGATCAGGGTGCACTGCGCGGCAGCGGGAACGCCGGTGGTGGGAGACGACACATATAAAGCCAGATGGACCAGACAACCGGCTCATTTTAAAGACAGAGCGGTTTTCGATTTTCTATCGCAGGCACCCCGTCAGATGCTCCACGCCTGGAAACTGGAATTTACCCACCCGGATACCGGGGAAAGGGTGAGGTTTACCGCGCCGGTGGCAACGGACATGAGGCAACTGCTGAAGGATCTCAACCGATCGGGTTAA
- a CDS encoding FAD-dependent oxidoreductase: protein MFEAILSMLGLGLASSVMLAVASRVFYVYEDPRIAQVEAKTAGANCGGCGYAGCAAAAAAVVAGKAPVGVCVVGGQESASAIAGIMGLAAGSAEPAVSENACLGGDRADNRYTYMGVQSCRAAFALYGGKRVCQVGCLGYGDCIKACLFNAIDMGPDGFPIVNEQKCVGCRACEKACPKDIITVKTMSERLLAMNTEDGTHAPCAQTCPAQIDIPRYIRQIREGDYEGAVGTIRERNPLLVSCGRVCPHPCEDRCRRGVEDEPVSINQLKRFVADYEMNSGKRFPISCAPETGKKVAVVGGGPAGLSCAYFLRRVGHDVTLFDAMPELGGMIRYGIPEYRLPKKSLDWEIQGILNLGIAHQPNMKLGRDFDIDSLVAAGYDAIFLGIGAWKDSGLKIEGNDLKGVYTGISFLTRFAAWQQGVSKEPVPVGKKCVVIGGGNTAIDCVRTLIRLGAEEVSIVYRRTRNEMPANKVEIDAAEHEGVHLKYLFSPNRIIGDEKGYVAGLEVQEMELGEPDASGRRKPVPKEGAVQVLETDMIVLAIGQGPDVSFIAAEAGRRGGELKTTRWDTIDQVDPDTLQTHVPNIFTAGDAATGASLVVEAIGGGRRAARSIDLFLKGEPVVPEEKSLFKKTIEGSIFNSVEGVTPKKRAVMPELEVGSRIKTFEEVDLVLPEKTAREEAERCLDCCRLCYNREKN from the coding sequence ATGTTTGAGGCAATTCTTTCCATGTTGGGACTGGGCCTGGCCAGCAGCGTTATGCTGGCTGTCGCCTCTCGCGTGTTCTATGTTTATGAAGACCCCCGCATTGCCCAGGTTGAAGCCAAAACAGCCGGCGCCAACTGCGGCGGATGCGGTTATGCCGGGTGCGCCGCCGCTGCCGCCGCCGTGGTGGCGGGAAAGGCGCCCGTGGGGGTCTGTGTCGTCGGTGGCCAGGAATCGGCGTCGGCCATTGCCGGCATTATGGGCCTGGCGGCGGGCAGTGCCGAGCCCGCGGTATCGGAAAACGCCTGTCTGGGCGGTGACCGCGCTGATAATCGCTACACTTATATGGGAGTGCAGTCCTGCAGGGCCGCATTTGCCTTGTACGGCGGCAAACGGGTCTGTCAGGTCGGCTGCCTGGGATACGGCGACTGCATCAAGGCCTGCCTGTTTAACGCCATCGACATGGGACCGGACGGTTTCCCCATTGTCAACGAACAGAAGTGCGTCGGATGCCGGGCCTGCGAGAAAGCCTGTCCCAAAGACATTATCACGGTTAAAACCATGTCGGAGCGGCTGCTGGCCATGAACACGGAAGACGGAACCCATGCCCCCTGCGCTCAGACCTGCCCGGCCCAGATCGATATTCCCCGCTATATCCGGCAGATCAGAGAGGGGGATTACGAGGGGGCGGTCGGTACCATCCGGGAACGCAATCCTCTGCTGGTTTCCTGCGGCCGAGTCTGCCCTCATCCCTGCGAAGACCGTTGCCGCAGAGGGGTGGAAGACGAGCCGGTGTCGATTAATCAGTTGAAGCGTTTTGTCGCGGATTACGAAATGAATTCAGGCAAACGCTTTCCCATATCCTGCGCCCCGGAAACGGGAAAGAAGGTGGCGGTCGTCGGCGGTGGCCCGGCGGGGTTGAGTTGCGCCTATTTCCTGCGGCGGGTGGGCCATGACGTCACCCTTTTTGATGCCATGCCGGAACTGGGCGGCATGATCCGGTACGGCATTCCGGAATACCGGCTGCCCAAAAAATCCCTGGACTGGGAAATCCAGGGGATTCTCAACCTTGGCATTGCTCACCAGCCGAACATGAAGCTCGGCCGGGATTTTGATATCGACAGCCTGGTGGCGGCCGGGTATGACGCTATATTTCTGGGCATCGGCGCCTGGAAAGATTCCGGTCTTAAGATCGAAGGCAATGACTTAAAGGGCGTTTACACCGGCATTTCTTTTCTGACCCGATTCGCCGCCTGGCAGCAGGGGGTCAGCAAGGAACCGGTTCCGGTGGGGAAAAAATGCGTTGTCATCGGCGGCGGGAACACTGCCATAGACTGCGTCCGGACGCTGATCCGTCTGGGCGCGGAAGAAGTGTCCATCGTATACCGCCGCACCCGGAACGAAATGCCGGCCAACAAGGTCGAAATCGATGCCGCCGAACATGAAGGCGTTCATCTGAAATATCTGTTTTCCCCCAACCGGATTATCGGCGACGAAAAGGGCTATGTGGCGGGTCTGGAAGTCCAGGAAATGGAGCTGGGTGAACCTGACGCCAGCGGCCGGCGCAAGCCTGTTCCCAAGGAAGGCGCCGTCCAGGTTCTGGAAACGGACATGATCGTTCTGGCCATTGGCCAGGGGCCGGACGTGTCCTTTATAGCCGCCGAAGCCGGACGGCGGGGCGGAGAGCTGAAAACGACCCGCTGGGACACCATTGACCAGGTGGATCCGGATACCCTGCAAACCCATGTTCCCAATATCTTTACGGCCGGCGACGCGGCTACCGGGGCCTCCCTGGTGGTGGAGGCGATCGGCGGCGGAAGGCGCGCCGCCCGCTCCATTGATCTCTTTCTCAAAGGCGAACCGGTTGTGCCGGAGGAGAAATCCCTTTTTAAGAAAACCATAGAGGGCTCTATCTTTAATTCCGTGGAGGGTGTCACCCCAAAGAAGCGGGCCGTGATGCCTGAACTGGAGGTCGGCAGCCGTATCAAAACCTTTGAGGAAGTGGATCTGGTCCTTCCGGAGAAAACCGCTCGCGAGGAAGCGGAGCGATGCCTGGATTGCTGCCGTCTTTGTTACAACCGGGAAAAAAATTAA
- a CDS encoding RnfABCDGE type electron transport complex subunit A — protein sequence MTEYLVFAISCILINNILLAQFLGNCPFLGTSKKMETAVGMSMAVVFVLVLAGILTWLLDVYLLKRFEIEFLRTLTFILVIAALVQFVEMFLKKSIPALYAGLGIFLPLISTNCAVLGVCLINIKEEYSFMQMVASSLFYSVGFGLALVLFAGLRERITLARVPKPLQDTSIGLVTAGMIALSFFAFKGMA from the coding sequence ATGACGGAGTATCTGGTCTTTGCCATCAGCTGTATCCTGATCAACAATATTCTGCTGGCCCAGTTTCTGGGGAACTGTCCGTTTCTGGGCACATCCAAAAAAATGGAAACTGCGGTGGGCATGTCCATGGCGGTTGTGTTTGTTCTGGTGCTGGCCGGAATTCTCACATGGCTTCTGGATGTTTATCTGTTGAAGCGGTTCGAAATTGAATTTTTAAGAACGCTGACGTTTATTCTGGTCATCGCGGCACTGGTCCAGTTTGTCGAAATGTTTCTGAAAAAGAGTATTCCCGCCCTTTATGCGGGCCTGGGGATATTCCTGCCGCTGATCAGCACCAACTGCGCGGTCCTGGGCGTCTGTCTGATAAACATAAAAGAGGAATACAGCTTCATGCAGATGGTGGCCTCTTCTTTGTTCTATTCCGTCGGTTTCGGGCTGGCGCTGGTTCTTTTCGCCGGTTTGCGGGAACGGATTACTCTGGCGCGGGTACCCAAACCGCTTCAGGACACTTCCATCGGCCTGGTGACCGCCGGCATGATCGCTCTGTCTTTTTTCGCTTTTAAAGGGATGGCGTAA